A genomic region of Chryseobacterium sp. KACC 21268 contains the following coding sequences:
- a CDS encoding S9 family peptidase, whose product MNAPKAKKIEKLLEIHNDQRNDPYFWMNERENPEVIKYLEEENAYTDFVMKETEDLQNDLYEEMKSRYKKDDESLPYFFNQYWYIVRYEDGKEYPIFSRKFQTLENEEEILLDANILAEGNDYFDIGSISISVNNDILSFSTDVVGRRIYKIFFKNLKTGEIFGDEIDNTTGKAVWSNDNNYVFYIRKDESLRAFQIHRHKLGTETEKDVLIFHEEDETFDVNVYKTKTLDYIFISSSSTNEDEHRFIPSNDVFADWKIIQERTEDLEYSVEHYQDDFYIITNADDSTNFKIVKTKVENPSIENWEDFIPHRENVLLEGFEIFNEYFVLEERESGLLQIKIIESKTGDSHYLPFSDPTYTAYIGTNMEFDTEKLRFGYTSLTKPASTYEYDMKEKTTKLLKEQEVLGGRFHKENYISERIWATARDGKKVPISLVYHKDTPKSENTPLLLYGYGSYGHTVDASFSSVRLTLLDRGYIYAIAHIRGGEYLGREWYEDGKMLQKKNTFFDFIDSAKYLISENYTSPKHLYAMGGSAGGLLVGAVMNYNPELFNGIVAQVPFVDVVSTMLDDTIPLTTGEYDEWGNPNESAYYDYMKSYSPYDNVEAKNYPNILITTGFHDSQVQYWEPAKWTAKLRELKTDDNILIFKTDMSSGHGGASGRFESLKEIALEYAFLFKVEGLKN is encoded by the coding sequence ATGAATGCTCCAAAAGCAAAAAAAATAGAAAAACTTCTCGAAATTCACAACGACCAAAGGAACGACCCTTATTTCTGGATGAATGAAAGAGAAAATCCCGAAGTCATCAAATATCTGGAGGAAGAAAATGCCTACACAGATTTTGTGATGAAGGAAACGGAAGACCTTCAGAATGACCTTTACGAGGAAATGAAATCCCGCTACAAAAAGGATGATGAGTCTTTGCCTTATTTTTTCAATCAATATTGGTACATCGTCCGTTATGAAGATGGGAAAGAATATCCGATTTTCTCAAGAAAGTTTCAAACCTTGGAGAATGAAGAAGAGATTCTTTTGGATGCGAATATTTTGGCTGAGGGAAATGACTATTTTGATATTGGAAGCATTTCTATCAGCGTTAATAATGACATTCTATCTTTTTCAACGGATGTTGTCGGGAGAAGAATTTATAAGATTTTCTTTAAGAATCTAAAAACCGGCGAAATTTTCGGAGACGAAATTGACAACACGACTGGAAAAGCAGTTTGGTCCAATGACAACAATTATGTCTTTTACATTAGAAAAGATGAAAGTCTGAGAGCATTCCAAATCCATCGCCACAAATTGGGAACTGAAACTGAAAAAGACGTTCTGATTTTCCACGAGGAAGATGAGACTTTTGATGTTAATGTTTATAAAACCAAGACTTTAGATTACATTTTCATTTCTTCATCTAGCACGAATGAAGACGAGCACAGATTCATTCCTTCCAATGATGTTTTTGCAGATTGGAAAATCATTCAGGAGAGAACTGAGGATTTGGAATATTCTGTGGAGCATTATCAGGATGATTTTTACATCATCACAAATGCGGACGATTCGACCAACTTTAAAATTGTGAAAACGAAAGTAGAGAATCCTTCGATTGAAAACTGGGAAGATTTTATTCCGCACAGAGAAAATGTACTGTTGGAAGGCTTTGAGATTTTTAATGAATATTTCGTTTTGGAAGAACGGGAAAGCGGACTTCTTCAAATCAAAATTATTGAAAGTAAAACCGGAGATTCGCATTATCTGCCATTTTCCGACCCGACTTACACCGCGTACATCGGAACGAATATGGAATTTGACACCGAAAAATTGCGTTTCGGCTACACGTCTTTGACAAAACCCGCTTCGACTTACGAATACGATATGAAGGAAAAAACCACCAAACTTCTTAAGGAACAGGAAGTTTTGGGCGGGAGATTCCACAAAGAAAATTATATCTCAGAGAGAATCTGGGCAACGGCGAGAGATGGAAAAAAAGTTCCGATTTCATTGGTCTATCACAAAGACACACCAAAATCCGAAAACACGCCACTTCTACTCTACGGCTACGGAAGCTACGGTCACACGGTGGATGCGAGCTTTTCCAGCGTAAGATTGACCTTGCTTGACCGCGGTTACATCTACGCCATCGCACACATCCGAGGCGGAGAATATCTTGGCAGAGAATGGTACGAAGACGGAAAAATGCTTCAGAAAAAGAATACGTTTTTTGATTTCATTGATTCTGCAAAATACTTAATATCAGAAAATTACACGTCTCCAAAACACCTTTACGCAATGGGCGGAAGCGCTGGCGGACTTTTGGTTGGTGCAGTGATGAATTACAATCCGGAACTTTTCAACGGGATTGTGGCGCAAGTTCCTTTCGTGGACGTAGTTTCGACGATGTTGGATGACACGATTCCTTTGACAACCGGAGAATACGACGAATGGGGAAATCCGAATGAGTCGGCATATTATGATTATATGAAATCCTATTCGCCTTACGATAATGTAGAAGCGAAAAATTATCCTAACATCTTAATCACAACAGGATTTCACGATTCTCAGGTTCAATATTGGGAACCCGCAAAATGGACCGCGAAATTGAGAGAATTGAAGACGGATGACAACATTCTGATTTTCAAAACCGATATGAGTTCTGGTCACGGTGGTGCGAGCGGACGATTTGAAAGTTTAAAAGAAATTGCCTTGGAATACGCGTTTTTATTTAAAGTTGAAGGTTTAAAAAATTAA
- a CDS encoding SRPBCC domain-containing protein produces the protein MNSEIIFNSDLDSATAYISKIYEADVTELWDYFTQPELIDQWWAPKPWKCETEKMDFREGGNWLYAMVGPEGEKEFAIANFGEIMPHRSISWTDAFADDKGKVKTDLPQTTWLIGFTGIDEGTRMTFNLHFNSKEELNQIVEMGFEEGFKMGLNQLEDLLSKN, from the coding sequence ATGAATTCAGAGATTATTTTCAACAGCGATTTAGATTCTGCAACGGCTTATATTTCTAAGATTTATGAAGCAGACGTGACAGAACTTTGGGATTATTTTACCCAACCCGAATTGATAGACCAATGGTGGGCGCCAAAACCGTGGAAATGCGAAACCGAAAAAATGGATTTCCGAGAAGGTGGAAATTGGCTGTACGCAATGGTCGGACCAGAAGGAGAAAAGGAATTTGCCATCGCAAACTTTGGCGAAATAATGCCTCACAGAAGTATCTCGTGGACAGATGCTTTCGCTGATGACAAAGGTAAAGTGAAAACCGACTTACCACAAACCACTTGGCTGATTGGCTTCACAGGAATCGACGAAGGTACAAGAATGACCTTCAATCTGCATTTCAATTCCAAAGAAGAATTGAATCAAATTGTAGAAATGGGCTTTGAAGAAGGCTTCAAAATGGGATTGAATCAGTTGGAAGATTTACTGTCAAAGAATTAA
- a CDS encoding HAMP domain-containing sensor histidine kinase, which translates to MNNKFIPIISVFMTISLIVFVSLQLYWIKELYTSLEQDFSNKVYSALETSTQKVNQIEVNKYWNETYGGVGKEVLASANQPTKTYIQQSSDSANRSNILFQTSIVEKQNIPVSAKGDTLYTTKLYKDEGQLKLKRNSPEPLTTNISRDIDNNSFQMKEFARLSATNLPIEKRVDSKTIDSVISKELRLKGIDTKFGYGVINKTNKLTTVANNIYLDQKDKTNYTYPLFTDSKDRTLYTLAIVFPRKDYSLVKHNLPMLLGTFISLLTILGIYIISINYMMRQKKIAEIKTDFINNMSHEFKTPLATISVAADSLANDKIATNPDKVKYYSGLIKQENLRMKKQVETVLNMSKLERNEMPLHLKETNVRQLIKDVAESFRLIVDQRNGTLTTDFNATKYNFLVDEFHISNALINLLDNANKYSPETPEIRVSTRNEGNFYVIEISDKGMGMDGTNKTKIFEKFFREETGNIHNVKGQGLGLSYVKKIIEIHKGQISVDSHKGKGSTFTIKLPMV; encoded by the coding sequence ATGAACAACAAATTCATTCCGATTATTTCTGTATTTATGACAATCTCGTTGATCGTTTTTGTCTCTTTACAGTTGTATTGGATTAAAGAATTATATACGTCGCTTGAGCAGGATTTCTCCAACAAAGTCTATTCCGCATTAGAAACTTCGACTCAAAAAGTAAATCAGATCGAGGTCAACAAATATTGGAATGAGACCTATGGCGGCGTTGGGAAAGAAGTTTTGGCATCGGCTAATCAACCTACAAAGACTTATATCCAGCAAAGTTCAGATTCGGCAAACCGTTCTAATATTCTATTTCAAACGAGCATTGTAGAAAAGCAGAATATTCCGGTTTCTGCAAAAGGCGATACGCTTTATACCACGAAACTCTACAAAGACGAAGGTCAATTGAAGCTGAAAAGAAACTCACCAGAACCGCTTACAACCAACATCAGTAGGGACATCGATAATAATTCTTTCCAAATGAAGGAGTTTGCGAGGTTGAGCGCAACGAATCTACCAATTGAAAAAAGAGTCGATAGCAAAACCATAGACTCCGTGATCTCCAAAGAATTGAGACTCAAAGGAATTGACACCAAATTTGGTTACGGCGTCATCAATAAAACCAACAAATTGACGACGGTTGCAAATAATATCTATCTCGATCAAAAAGATAAGACCAATTACACCTATCCGCTTTTCACAGACAGCAAAGACAGAACGCTTTACACCTTGGCCATCGTTTTCCCGAGAAAAGATTACTCTTTGGTGAAGCACAATTTGCCAATGCTTTTGGGAACCTTCATCTCATTGTTGACGATTCTTGGGATCTATATTATTTCCATTAATTATATGATGCGTCAGAAGAAAATCGCGGAAATCAAAACGGATTTCATCAATAATATGTCGCACGAGTTCAAAACGCCTTTGGCAACCATTTCCGTAGCGGCAGATTCTTTGGCCAATGATAAGATCGCGACCAATCCTGATAAAGTGAAATACTACTCCGGATTGATAAAGCAAGAAAATCTCAGAATGAAAAAGCAGGTGGAAACTGTGCTGAATATGTCCAAATTAGAACGAAACGAAATGCCTCTCCATTTGAAAGAAACCAATGTGAGACAACTGATAAAAGACGTGGCAGAATCTTTCCGCCTGATTGTGGACCAGCGAAACGGCACTTTGACAACGGACTTTAACGCAACCAAATATAATTTTCTGGTGGATGAATTTCACATCTCGAATGCCTTGATCAATCTTTTGGACAATGCGAATAAATACTCACCAGAAACGCCAGAAATAAGAGTCAGCACACGAAACGAAGGCAACTTCTACGTCATCGAAATTTCTGATAAAGGAATGGGAATGGATGGCACCAATAAAACAAAGATTTTTGAAAAATTCTTCCGAGAGGAAACGGGAAATATCCACAATGTAAAAGGGCAAGGTCTTGGATTGTCATATGTAAAGAAGATCATTGAGATCCACAAAGGTCAAATTTCCGTAGATTCTCATAAAGGAAAAGGAAGTACGTTTACCATAAAATTGCCAATGGTTTAG
- a CDS encoding response regulator transcription factor, with translation MSNRILLVEDDQSFGAVLKDYLTINNFEVTLATDGEMGLKEFTEKEFDICIFDVMMPKKDGFSLAEDVKKIDKNTPIIFLTARNLREDILKGYQIGADDYITKPFDTELLLYKIKAILQRSAVLENEDQEQFKISNIFFDSMLRQLRVNENDYKLSPKENELLKLLCIHRNDFMPRDLALRKIWKKENYFTARSMDVYIAKLRKLLKDDDGLEIINVHGEGFRLLVKNP, from the coding sequence ATGAGCAATAGAATATTATTAGTAGAAGACGACCAGAGTTTTGGTGCAGTTCTGAAAGATTACCTTACGATAAACAACTTCGAGGTTACCCTGGCGACCGACGGAGAAATGGGACTGAAAGAGTTCACAGAAAAAGAATTTGACATCTGCATCTTTGATGTGATGATGCCGAAAAAAGATGGATTTTCTTTGGCAGAAGATGTGAAAAAAATCGATAAAAACACACCGATTATTTTCCTGACTGCGAGAAACTTGCGTGAGGATATATTGAAAGGTTATCAGATCGGAGCAGATGACTACATCACGAAACCATTTGATACGGAGCTACTTCTTTATAAAATCAAAGCAATTCTACAAAGAAGTGCCGTTTTGGAAAACGAAGATCAGGAACAATTCAAGATCAGCAATATCTTCTTCGACTCGATGCTTAGACAATTAAGAGTCAATGAGAATGATTACAAATTATCGCCAAAAGAAAACGAACTTCTGAAATTGCTTTGTATCCATAGAAACGACTTTATGCCAAGAGATCTTGCATTGAGAAAGATCTGGAAAAAAGAAAATTACTTCACCGCAAGAAGTATGGATGTTTATATCGCAAAGCTGAGAAAACTATTGAAGGACGACGATGGACTAGAGATCATCAACGTTCACGGAGAAGGTTTCCGTTTGTTGGTAAAGAATCCTTAA
- a CDS encoding murein L,D-transpeptidase catalytic domain family protein has translation MKKFPLLLGLFYLITTSFFPASSENLSPSPMTIKEIKLSPKKNFSPVNEAEEVYNNLQFEGEKLNFEVFEKAFLGFQNLKRSGKLEQTSKVLSICDFSLSSNRKRLWVIDTGEKKILFNSLVAHGKGTGEEFAMNFSNTEDSHQSSLGFYVTEQTYNGDNGYSLRLFGMDKGYNDAALERCIVMHGAKYVSEDFIKAEKRLGRSWGCPAVPRELAQPIINTIKNRTCLFIYYPDQNYLSSSQWLKGNEQKDQILGSPEQKMATN, from the coding sequence ATGAAGAAATTCCCATTATTATTAGGATTGTTTTATTTGATCACAACCTCTTTTTTTCCAGCGAGCTCCGAGAATCTTTCTCCATCTCCAATGACAATCAAAGAAATAAAACTTAGTCCTAAAAAGAATTTCTCACCAGTGAATGAAGCGGAAGAAGTGTACAACAATCTACAGTTTGAAGGAGAAAAATTGAATTTTGAAGTCTTTGAAAAAGCATTTTTAGGATTCCAAAATTTGAAAAGATCCGGCAAACTGGAACAGACATCGAAAGTGCTTTCGATCTGTGATTTCAGCTTGTCTTCCAACAGAAAACGCCTTTGGGTGATCGATACTGGAGAGAAAAAAATACTGTTCAATTCCCTGGTAGCCCACGGAAAAGGAACAGGTGAAGAGTTTGCAATGAATTTTTCCAACACGGAGGATTCGCACCAGTCAAGTCTCGGATTCTACGTCACAGAGCAGACTTACAACGGAGACAACGGCTATTCCTTGAGATTGTTCGGAATGGACAAAGGGTACAATGATGCGGCACTGGAAAGATGCATCGTGATGCACGGCGCAAAGTACGTGAGTGAGGATTTTATCAAAGCTGAAAAGCGATTGGGGAGAAGTTGGGGATGTCCCGCAGTTCCTAGAGAATTGGCGCAACCCATCATCAACACGATAAAAAACAGAACTTGTCTCTTTATCTATTATCCAGATCAAAATTATCTTTCGAGCTCACAATGGCTGAAAGGAAACGAACAAAAAGACCAGATCTTAGGTTCTCCGGAACAGAAAATGGCAACGAATTAA